Proteins from a single region of Candidatus Alcyoniella australis:
- a CDS encoding TolC family protein, whose product MHLPRNFVIVLFLISVLAVPQAFAQSASPDAEPTALTLAQAIEISLAHNLGLEGAQYQRQAARWAMWYSVAGYLPNASFNTSYTRLDPETVDNANQGVKRSGDMAEAFGIELNLEPSAFEDNYSSNITVVQPIFNGGAEIAAIRLARAASKQSDLAYDEQMLSTVRDTKTAYFQVMQASALKQVSQDGLALATETLRLFQAQYEVGQVSRSDVLRWEAQAAQAEGSMIEAESAYELSMIALAEVLGSDLATRYIMPKLELSIDPQLQQAVRAELDELSTSEQIDELIADHPAIKGIEQSVKMQCSNVQLAWATILPKLNFAYNYSWPTDDDLHLNGDESWTAMLQLEVPLFTGLRGVTGIGRERRNLHLARVEQQQFQRSFVQQVYAARLQLDTALRKLEAARKQVDFAEENLRNMQGRSEVGMASNLELLDAQVTYNGARSDLVRAVSDYYIALSLWEYIQARRY is encoded by the coding sequence GTGCATCTACCCCGTAATTTCGTCATTGTACTTTTCCTGATTTCAGTCCTGGCTGTGCCGCAGGCTTTCGCACAGTCCGCATCCCCGGACGCCGAACCCACGGCCCTGACCCTGGCCCAGGCGATCGAGATCTCGCTGGCCCACAACCTGGGTCTCGAGGGCGCGCAATACCAACGGCAGGCAGCGCGCTGGGCGATGTGGTACTCAGTGGCCGGCTATCTTCCCAACGCCAGCTTCAATACCAGCTACACCCGACTGGACCCTGAGACGGTCGATAACGCCAACCAGGGCGTTAAAAGATCCGGGGACATGGCTGAGGCGTTTGGCATTGAGCTGAATCTCGAACCCTCGGCCTTTGAGGACAACTACAGCTCGAACATCACGGTGGTGCAACCGATCTTCAACGGCGGAGCCGAGATCGCCGCGATCCGCCTGGCCCGCGCCGCTTCCAAGCAAAGCGACCTGGCCTACGACGAGCAGATGCTCTCAACGGTGCGCGATACCAAGACCGCCTACTTTCAGGTGATGCAAGCATCCGCGCTTAAGCAGGTGTCTCAAGACGGACTGGCTCTGGCCACCGAAACCTTGCGTCTGTTCCAGGCGCAGTATGAGGTAGGGCAGGTCAGTCGTAGCGACGTGCTGCGCTGGGAGGCCCAGGCGGCCCAGGCCGAGGGGTCGATGATCGAGGCCGAGTCCGCTTACGAGCTGTCGATGATCGCCCTGGCCGAGGTGCTTGGCAGCGACCTGGCGACGCGCTACATAATGCCAAAGCTCGAACTGTCAATCGATCCGCAACTTCAGCAGGCCGTACGCGCCGAGCTCGACGAGCTAAGCACGAGCGAACAGATCGACGAGCTGATCGCCGACCATCCGGCGATCAAAGGGATCGAGCAAAGCGTGAAGATGCAATGCAGCAACGTCCAGCTCGCTTGGGCCACGATCCTGCCCAAACTCAATTTCGCCTACAACTATTCCTGGCCCACGGACGACGACCTGCACCTCAACGGCGACGAGTCGTGGACCGCGATGCTGCAGCTCGAGGTCCCGCTGTTCACCGGACTGCGCGGCGTGACCGGCATCGGCAGGGAACGACGTAACCTGCATTTGGCACGGGTGGAACAGCAACAATTCCAACGCAGCTTTGTCCAGCAGGTTTACGCGGCCAGGCTGCAGCTCGACACGGCGTTGCGCAAGCTCGAGGCCGCGCGCAAGCAGGTCGATTTCGCCGAGGAGAACCTGCGCAACATGCAGGGCCGTAGCGAGGTGGGCATGGCGAGCAACCTGGAGCTGCTCGACGCGCAGGTCACCTACAACGGCGCGCGCTCTGATCTGGTCCGTGCGGTCAGCGACTACTACATCGCGCTTTCGCTGTGGGAGTACATCCAGGCCCGCAGATACTGA